In Microtus pennsylvanicus isolate mMicPen1 chromosome 12, mMicPen1.hap1, whole genome shotgun sequence, the following proteins share a genomic window:
- the Tmem33 gene encoding transmembrane protein 33 isoform X1: MADTTPNGPQGAGAVQFMMTNKLDTAMWLSRLFTVYCSALFVLPLLGLHEAASFYQRALLANALTSALRLHQRLPHFQLSRAFLAQALLEDSCHYLLYSLIFVNSYPVTMSIFPVLLFSLLHAATYTKKVLDAKGSNSLPLLRSVLDKLSANQQNILKFIACNEIFLMPATVFMLFSGQGSLLQPFIYYRFLTLRYSSRRNPYCRNLFNELRIVVEHIIMKPSCPLFVRRLCLQSIAFISRLAPTVA; encoded by the exons ATGGCGGATACGACCCCGAACGGCCCCCAAGGGGCGGGTGCTGTG CAATTCATGATGACCAATAAACTGGATACGGCCATGTGGCTTTCTCGCTTGTTCACAGTTTATTGCTCCGCTCTGTTTGTTCTGCCTCTTCTCGG GTTGCATGAGGCAGCAAGCTTTTACCAGCGTGCTTTGCTGGCGAATGCCCTCACCAGTGCTCTGAGACTGCATCAGAGATTACCACACTTCCAGTTAAGCAGAGCCTTCCTGGCTCAGGCCTTGCTGGAGGACAGCTGTCACTACCTGCTGTATTCACTCATTTTCGTCAACTCCTACCCTGTTACTA TGAGTATTTTCCCAGtcttgttgttttctttgcttcatgctgCCACATACACTAAGAAGGTCCTGGAT gCAAAGGGTTCAAATAGTTTACCTCTGCTGAGATCTGTCTTGGATAAATTAAGTGCTAACcaacaaaatattctgaaattcaTTGCTTGCAATGAAATATTCTTGATGCCGGCTACAGTTTTTATGCTCTTTAG tGGTCAAGGAAGTTTGCTCCAGCCTTTTATATACTATAGATTTTTGACTCTTCGCTATTCCTCTAGAAGAAATCCATATTGTCG GAACTTGTTCAATGAGCTGAGGATTGTTGTTGAGCACATTATAATGAAGCCCTCCTGCCCACTGTTTGTGAGAAGACTTTGTCTCCAGAGCATCGCCTTCATTAGCAGACTGGCTCCAACAGTTGCGTAG
- the Tmem33 gene encoding transmembrane protein 33 isoform X2 produces MADTTPNGPQGAGAVQFMMTNKLDTAMWLSRLFTVYCSALFVLPLLGLHEAASFYQRALLANALTSALRLHQRLPHFQLSRAFLAQALLEDSCHYLLYSLIFVNSYPVTMSIFPVLLFSLLHAATYTKKVLDAKGSNSLPLLRSVLDKLSANQQNILKFIACNEIFLMPATVFMLFSGQGSLLQPFIYYRFLTLRYSSRRNPYCRNLFNELRIVVEHIIMKPSCPLFVRRLCLQSIAFISRLAPTA; encoded by the exons ATGGCGGATACGACCCCGAACGGCCCCCAAGGGGCGGGTGCTGTG CAATTCATGATGACCAATAAACTGGATACGGCCATGTGGCTTTCTCGCTTGTTCACAGTTTATTGCTCCGCTCTGTTTGTTCTGCCTCTTCTCGG GTTGCATGAGGCAGCAAGCTTTTACCAGCGTGCTTTGCTGGCGAATGCCCTCACCAGTGCTCTGAGACTGCATCAGAGATTACCACACTTCCAGTTAAGCAGAGCCTTCCTGGCTCAGGCCTTGCTGGAGGACAGCTGTCACTACCTGCTGTATTCACTCATTTTCGTCAACTCCTACCCTGTTACTA TGAGTATTTTCCCAGtcttgttgttttctttgcttcatgctgCCACATACACTAAGAAGGTCCTGGAT gCAAAGGGTTCAAATAGTTTACCTCTGCTGAGATCTGTCTTGGATAAATTAAGTGCTAACcaacaaaatattctgaaattcaTTGCTTGCAATGAAATATTCTTGATGCCGGCTACAGTTTTTATGCTCTTTAG tGGTCAAGGAAGTTTGCTCCAGCCTTTTATATACTATAGATTTTTGACTCTTCGCTATTCCTCTAGAAGAAATCCATATTGTCG GAACTTGTTCAATGAGCTGAGGATTGTTGTTGAGCACATTATAATGAAGCCCTCCTGCCCACTGTTTGTGAGAAGACTTTGTCTCCAGAGCATCGCCTTCATTAGCAGACTGGCTCCAACA GCTTGA